In a genomic window of Phalacrocorax aristotelis chromosome 8, bGulAri2.1, whole genome shotgun sequence:
- the BNIP1 gene encoding vesicle transport protein SEC20, which yields MAATACVPVRVCHQEIVKFDLEIKAAVQDIRDCPGPLSALRELNAAVKEKFRHLRGRIQELEQMAKEQDKESDKQALLQEVENHKKQMLSNQAAWRKANLACKIAIDNSEKDQLLQGGDSLRQRKTTKESLAESASNITESLMGISRMMSQQVQQSEETVQTLANSSRTILEANEEFKSMSGTIQLGRKLITKYNRRELTDKLLIFLALALFLATVLYILKKRLFPFL from the exons ATGGCGGCCACCGCCTGCGTGCCGGTGCGGGTCTGCCACCAGGAGATCGTCAAGTTCGACCTGGAGATCAAGGCGGCCGTGCAG GACATCCGAGACTGCCCGGGGCCGCTCAGCGCCCTCAGGGAGCTCAACGCCGCCGTGAAGGAGAAGTTCCGCCACCTCCGCGGCCGCATCCAG GAGCTCGAGCAGATGGCGAAGGAGCAAGATAAAGAGTCAGACAAACAAGCCTTACTGCAGGAAGTGGAAAACcataagaaacaaatgctcAG CAATCAGGCAGCTTGGAGAAAGGCAAATCTGGCTTGCAAAATTGCTATTGACAACTCTGAGAAAGATCaactgctgcagggaggagacTCCTTAAGACAAAG GAAGACTACAAAGGAAAGTCTGGCAGAGAGTGCAAGTAACATCACAGAGAGTCTGATGGGCATTAGCAGGATGATGTcacagcaagtccagcagagtgAGGAGACCGTGCAAACCCTAG CCAATTCTTCAAGAACCATCCTGGAAGCAAATGAAGAATTTAAGTCCATGTCTGGGACAATTCAGCTGGGGCGAAAGCTAATAACAAAGTACAATCGCAGGGAACTGACGGACAAGCTGCTCATCTTTCTCGCCCTTGCCTTATTCTTGGCCACGGTGCTctatattttgaagaaaagacTCTTTCCATTTTTGTAA